The Rhododendron vialii isolate Sample 1 chromosome 6a, ASM3025357v1 genome includes a window with the following:
- the LOC131328277 gene encoding isoflavone reductase-like protein — MLSSKDGRAAVAMPTILKKFLTLAGMYKFCSRKLIFPLKYHLPKSFSRKIPIAEKTKILIIGATGYIGKFIVEASAKSGHPTFALVRESTVSDPAKAKLIDGFKNSGVTVLHGDLYDHESLVKAIKQVDVVISTVSTMQLLDQVKIIAAIKEVGNIKRFFPSEFGGDVDHVNGVEPAKTLFAMKVQIRRAIEAEGIPHTYVCSNGFAGYVLPTLAQEGLSAPPRDKAVILGDGNPKAVFNDEHDIATYTIKAVDDRRTLNKILYIKPPKNIYSFNELISSWEKKIGKTLERIYVPEDQILKRIQESPGINHLVLLLAIYHSVFVKGDQTNFEIEPSFGVEASELYPDVKYTTVEEYLDQFV, encoded by the exons ATGCTATCATCTAAGGATGGAAGGGCGGCGGTCGCCATGCCAACGATTTTAAAAAAGTTCCTTACTCTAGCAGGGATG TATAAATTTTGCTCCCGCAAACTGATTTTTCCACTCAAATATCATCTGCCCAAGTCATTTTCCCGCAAAATTCCAATTGCCGAGAAAACCAAAATCCTGATCATCGGCGCAACTGGGTACATCGGGAAATTTATAGTGGAAGCCAGCGCCAAATCCGGCCACCCCACCTTCGCTTTGGTCAGAGAAAGCACAGTTTCCGATCCTGCCAAGGCAAAACTCATCGACGGCTTCAAAAACTCCGGCGTCACTGTGCTCCAT GGAGATTTGTACgaccacgagagtttggtgaaGGCGATAAAGCAGGTGGATGTGGTGATATCCACCGTTTCAACAATGCAGTTATTAGATCAAGTTAAAATCATTGCTGCCATTAAAGAAGTTGGCAATATCAAG AGGTTCTTCCCTTCGGAGTTTGGAGGTGATGTGGATCACGTGAATGGGGTTGAGCCAGCCAAAACTTTATTTGCAATGAAAGTCCAAATCAGAAGAGCTATTGAGGCAGAGGGAATTCCTCATACGTACGTGTGTTCAAACGGCTTTGCCGGCTATGTTCTGCCTACATTAGCACAGGAAGGACTTTCTGCACCCCCCAGAGACAAAGCAGTCATCCTTGGAGATGGAAATCCTAAGG CTGTCTTCAACGATGAGCATGACATTGCTACCTACACCATCAAAGCTGTGGATGACCGAAGAACACTGAACAAGATTCTTTACATCAAGCCTCCTAAGAACATATACTCATTCAACGAGCTCATTTCCTCATGGGAGAAAAAGATTGGAAAGACCCTCGAAAGAATCTATGTCCCGGAGGATCAAATTCTCAAGCGAATCCAAG AATCCCCAGGTATCAACCACTTGGTGTTACTTTTAGCAATCTACCACTCGGTGTTTGTGAAGGGAGACCAGACCAACTTCGAGATTGAGCCTTCGTTTGGGGTTGAAGCGTCTGAGCTTTATCCGGATGTCAAATACACCACAGTTGAGGAATACCTTGATCAGTTTGTTTGA
- the LOC131331012 gene encoding phenylcoumaran benzylic ether reductase Betv6-like isoform X2, with translation MAEKSKILIIGGTGYIGKFIVEASAKSGHPTFALVRESTVSDPAKAKLIDGFKSSGVTLLHGDVNDHGSLVKAIKQVDVVISAVGSLQILDQTKIIAAIKEVGHIKRFFPSEFGNDVDHVNAVEPAKTAFAVKAQIRRAIEAEGIPYTYVPSNFFAGYFLPTLAQPGVSAPPRDKVIIFGDGNPKAVFNEEHDIGTYTIKAVDDPRTLNKVVYIKPPKNVYSFNELVSLWEKKIGKTLERIYVPEDEVLKQIQESPFPFNVISAINHSVFVKGDQTYFVIEASFGVEASELYPDVKYTTVEEYLDQFV, from the exons ATGGCCGAGAAAAGCAAAATCTTGATCATCGGAGGAACTGGGTACATCGGTAAATTCATAGTTGAAGCCAGCGCCAAATCCGGCCACCCCACCTTCGCTTTGGTTAGAGAAAGCACGGTTTCTGATCCTGCCAAGGCGAAACTCATCGACGGCTTCAAAAGCTCCGGCGTCACTTTACTCCAT GGAGATGTGAACGACCACGGAAGTTTGGTGAAGGCGATAAAGCAGGTGGATGTGGTGATATCCGCTGTTGGATCCCTGCAGATATTGGATCAGACTAAAATCATTGCCGCCATTAAAGAAGTTGGCCACATCAAG AGGTTCTTCCCTTCGGAGTTTGGAAATGATGTGGATCATGTGAATGCGGTTGAACCAGCCAAAACTGCATTTGCAGTGAAAGCCCAAATCCGCAGAGCTATTGAGGCTGAGGGAATTCCCTATACCTACGTGCCTTCTAACTTCTTTGCCGGCTATTTTCTGCCTACATTAGCACAGCCAGGAGTTTCTGCTCCCCCCAGAGACAAAGTAATCATCTTTGGGGATGGAAATCCTAAAG CTGTCTTCAATGAGGAGCATGACATTGGTACCTACACCATCAAAGCTGTGGATGACCCAAGAACATTGAACAAGGTTGTTTACATCAAGCCTCCCAAGAACGTTTACTCATTCAACGAGCTCGTTTCCTTATGGGAGAAGAAGATTGGAAAGACCCTCGAAAGAATCTATGTCCCGGAAGATGAAGTTCTGAAGCAAATCCAAG AGTCCCCGTTTCCATTCAACGTAATTTCTGCAATCAACCACTCGGTGTTTGTGAAGGGAGACCAGACCTACTTTGTCATTGAGGCTTCGTTTGGGGTTGAAGCTTCTGAGCTTTATCCGGATGTCAAATACACCACAGTTGAGGAGTACCTTGATCAGTTTGTTTGA
- the LOC131331012 gene encoding phenylcoumaran benzylic ether reductase Betv6-like isoform X1 produces MAEKSKILIIGGTGYIGKFIVEASAKSGHPTFALVRESTVSDPAKAKLIDGFKSSGVTLLHGDVNDHGSLVKAIKQVDVVISAVGSLQILDQTKIIAAIKEVGHIKRFFPSEFGNDVDHVNAVEPAKTAFAVKAQIRRAIEAEGIPYTYVPSNFFAGYFLPTLAQPGVSAPPRDKVIIFGDGNPKAVFNEEHDIGTYTIKAVDDPRTLNKVVYIKPPKNVYSFNELVSLWEKKIGKTLERIYVPEDEVLKQIQESPIPLNVIFAISHSAFVKGDQTNFVIEPSVGFEASELYPDVKYTTVEEYLDQFV; encoded by the exons ATGGCCGAGAAAAGCAAAATCTTGATCATCGGAGGAACTGGGTACATCGGTAAATTCATAGTTGAAGCCAGCGCCAAATCCGGCCACCCCACCTTCGCTTTGGTTAGAGAAAGCACGGTTTCTGATCCTGCCAAGGCGAAACTCATCGACGGCTTCAAAAGCTCCGGCGTCACTTTACTCCAT GGAGATGTGAACGACCACGGAAGTTTGGTGAAGGCGATAAAGCAGGTGGATGTGGTGATATCCGCTGTTGGATCCCTGCAGATATTGGATCAGACTAAAATCATTGCCGCCATTAAAGAAGTTGGCCACATCAAG AGGTTCTTCCCTTCGGAGTTTGGAAATGATGTGGATCATGTGAATGCGGTTGAACCAGCCAAAACTGCATTTGCAGTGAAAGCCCAAATCCGCAGAGCTATTGAGGCTGAGGGAATTCCCTATACCTACGTGCCTTCTAACTTCTTTGCCGGCTATTTTCTGCCTACATTAGCACAGCCAGGAGTTTCTGCTCCCCCCAGAGACAAAGTAATCATCTTTGGGGATGGAAATCCTAAAG CTGTCTTCAATGAGGAGCATGACATTGGTACCTACACCATCAAAGCTGTGGATGACCCAAGAACATTGAACAAGGTTGTTTACATCAAGCCTCCCAAGAACGTTTACTCATTCAACGAGCTCGTTTCCTTATGGGAGAAGAAGATTGGAAAGACCCTCGAAAGAATCTATGTCCCGGAAGATGAAGTTCTGAAGCAAATCCAAG AGTCCCCGATTCCATTGAACGTAATTTTTGCAATCAGCCACTCGGCGTTTGTGAAGGGAGACCAGACCAACTTTGTGATTGAGCCTTCGGTTGGGTTTGAAGCTTCTGAGCTTTATCCAGATGTCAAATACACCACAGTTGAGGAGTACCTCGATCAGTTTGTTTGA